In one window of Caenimonas aquaedulcis DNA:
- a CDS encoding ABC transporter substrate-binding protein: MRGKFAVAALVAAALIPLTGAAQAPAPYDATPQLVAAATKEGKVVWYSATDVKVAEKLASAFEAKYPGIKVQVERAGAERLFQRINQEYGSKIHAVDVIETSDAVHFIHFKKNGWLQPAVPSDVAKYWPKDQRDPDGQFAVYRAHLSIIAYNTKLVQKADAPKSHADLLNPKWQGKLVKAHPGYSGTIMTDTQALSQALGWGYFEKLGKQKVMQVQSSTEPPKKLALGERAVMADGNEYNVFLLKEAGEPIEPVYATEGSSLVVGNAALLKNAPNPNAARLFYHFMFTREAQQANSDVGGLRSFHQEVKEKAGRTPLSQIKLLNPDAAALESQVETIKKKYEEYFGT; encoded by the coding sequence ATGCGAGGAAAGTTCGCCGTCGCAGCGCTGGTCGCTGCCGCGCTGATTCCGTTGACGGGCGCGGCGCAAGCCCCGGCCCCCTATGACGCGACCCCCCAGCTGGTGGCCGCGGCCACCAAGGAAGGCAAGGTCGTCTGGTATTCCGCGACCGACGTGAAGGTCGCCGAGAAGCTCGCGAGCGCGTTCGAGGCCAAGTACCCCGGCATCAAGGTGCAGGTCGAACGCGCGGGCGCCGAGCGCCTCTTCCAGCGCATCAACCAGGAATACGGCAGCAAGATCCACGCGGTGGACGTCATCGAGACCTCCGACGCCGTGCACTTCATCCACTTCAAGAAGAACGGCTGGCTGCAGCCGGCCGTGCCGAGCGACGTCGCGAAGTACTGGCCCAAGGATCAGCGCGACCCCGACGGGCAGTTCGCCGTCTACCGCGCGCACCTCTCCATCATCGCGTACAACACCAAGCTGGTGCAGAAGGCCGACGCACCCAAGAGCCACGCGGACCTGCTCAACCCGAAGTGGCAGGGCAAGCTCGTGAAGGCGCACCCGGGCTACAGCGGCACGATCATGACGGACACGCAGGCGCTGTCGCAGGCGCTGGGCTGGGGCTACTTCGAAAAGCTCGGCAAGCAGAAGGTGATGCAGGTGCAGTCGTCCACCGAGCCGCCGAAGAAACTGGCGCTGGGCGAGCGCGCCGTGATGGCCGACGGCAACGAGTACAACGTCTTCCTGCTCAAGGAAGCGGGCGAGCCGATCGAGCCTGTCTACGCGACGGAAGGCAGTTCGCTCGTCGTCGGCAATGCGGCCCTGCTCAAGAACGCGCCCAATCCGAACGCCGCGCGCCTGTTCTATCACTTCATGTTCACCCGTGAAGCGCAGCAGGCCAACAGCGACGTCGGCGGCCTGCGCTCCTTCCACCAGGAAGTGAAGGAGAAGGCCGGGCGCACGCCGCTCTCGCAGATCAAGCTGCTGAACCCGGATGCCGCCGCGCTGGAGAGCCAGGTCGAGACGATCAAGAAGAAGTACGAAGAATATTTCGGAACCTGA
- a CDS encoding ABC transporter ATP-binding protein yields the protein MSAPTDTTTKSRSDPMGLELKGLTKRYAGVPVVDGISLSIGKGQLVCLLGPSGCGKTTTLRLIAGFAQPDAGEILVGGRRVSSPEGSDAPERRNMSMIFQSYALWPHMTVYENVAYGLRLRSLPKDEIARRTDTILAATHLEQLAQRYPGELSGGQQQRVSLARALVIEPETLLLDEPLSNLDANLREEMRFEIRRLHDKFRYTTVYVTHDQAEAMTTADLIVVMNQGAIEQAGTPEDIYQRPLTEFVARFIGGTNVFKGRANGAGSVECGGGLVLRCASGDFAQQGDTSVSVRHHDVQLAAAAAGGGQVNGMAGTVARHVYLGAHRDYLVTLANGDTVRAVTPVDVRFDAGDAVWLHFPPEHCRALAR from the coding sequence ATGAGCGCGCCGACCGACACGACAACCAAGAGCAGGAGCGACCCCATGGGTTTGGAGCTGAAGGGCCTCACCAAGCGATACGCCGGCGTGCCCGTGGTCGACGGCATCTCGCTGTCGATCGGCAAGGGGCAGCTGGTGTGCCTGCTGGGGCCCTCGGGCTGCGGCAAGACGACGACGCTGCGGCTCATCGCGGGCTTCGCGCAGCCCGACGCCGGCGAGATCCTGGTGGGCGGGCGGCGCGTGTCCTCGCCCGAAGGCAGCGACGCGCCCGAGCGGCGCAACATGTCGATGATCTTCCAGAGCTACGCGCTCTGGCCGCACATGACGGTGTACGAGAACGTCGCCTACGGCCTGCGCCTGCGCAGCCTCCCGAAGGACGAGATCGCGCGCCGAACCGACACCATCCTCGCGGCGACGCACCTCGAGCAGCTCGCGCAGCGCTACCCGGGCGAGCTCTCCGGCGGGCAGCAGCAGCGCGTGTCGCTGGCGCGCGCGCTGGTGATCGAGCCGGAGACGCTTCTGCTCGACGAGCCGCTCTCCAACCTCGACGCCAACCTGCGCGAGGAGATGCGCTTCGAGATCCGCCGCCTGCACGACAAGTTCCGCTACACCACCGTCTACGTCACGCACGACCAGGCCGAGGCGATGACGACCGCCGACCTCATCGTCGTGATGAACCAGGGCGCGATCGAGCAGGCGGGAACGCCGGAAGACATCTACCAGCGGCCGCTCACCGAATTCGTCGCCCGCTTCATAGGCGGCACCAACGTCTTCAAGGGCCGCGCGAACGGCGCCGGGTCCGTCGAATGCGGCGGCGGGCTGGTGCTGCGCTGCGCGAGCGGCGACTTCGCGCAACAGGGCGACACCAGCGTCTCCGTGCGGCATCACGACGTGCAGCTCGCGGCCGCGGCCGCGGGCGGCGGGCAGGTCAACGGGATGGCGGGTACCGTCGCGCGGCACGTGTACCTGGGCGCGCACCGCGACTACCTCGTCACCCTTGCGAACGGCGACACCGTCCGCGCCGTCACGCCGGTCGACGTGCGCTTCGACGCCGGCGACGCGGTGTGGCTGCACTTCCCGCCCGAGCATTGCCGCGCGCTTGCGCGCTGA
- a CDS encoding tetratricopeptide repeat protein, whose translation MLRRGFVALGLAVAAWGPRAAPSGDGDDEALLADADYTAARAALQAGDAAAAVPRLQQALKRFPDSADVHNELGFAHRKLRQFDKAFEHYRRALQIEPRHRGAHEYIGEAYLMVGDLPAAERHLAALRSICLLSCEEQRDLEKAIAEYRVRGTQR comes from the coding sequence ATGCTGCGGCGCGGCTTCGTGGCGCTGGGCCTGGCCGTCGCGGCGTGGGGGCCGCGCGCGGCGCCGAGCGGCGACGGCGACGATGAAGCCCTGCTCGCCGACGCGGACTACACGGCCGCTCGCGCCGCGCTGCAAGCCGGCGATGCGGCAGCGGCCGTCCCGCGCCTGCAGCAGGCGCTCAAGCGCTTCCCGGACAGCGCGGATGTGCACAACGAGCTGGGCTTCGCGCATCGCAAGCTCAGGCAGTTCGACAAGGCCTTCGAGCACTACCGCCGCGCGCTGCAGATCGAGCCGCGGCACCGCGGCGCGCACGAGTACATCGGCGAGGCGTACCTGATGGTGGGCGACCTGCCGGCGGCCGAGCGCCACCTGGCCGCGCTGCGCTCGATCTGCCTGCTGTCCTGCGAAGAGCAGCGCGACCTTGAAAAAGCAATTGCCGAGTATCGGGTTCGTGGTACACAACGCTGA
- a CDS encoding MmgE/PrpD family protein → MSSTESRKPGDHLTRYVAEFICGAKLQDLPQDVVALGKKSILDGLGLALSGGATPLGGMVRRHFDDLGLGQGAATVIGTDRKVAPRFAAFANGVGIHADDYDDTQLAVATDRVYGLLTHPTAPALPAALAVAELQKANGAAAMLAYHLGVEVECKIAEAINPRHYQTGFHATATCGTFAAAAAASKLLGLDVEQTCRALSIAGSQSAGLRENFGTMTKPFHAGRASESGVAAAQFAMYGWTATDKILEAPRGFFSAAGGGYDANAIAGKLGQPWTMADPGVSIKPHPSGSLTHPGMTEMLRLIRANQIQAKDVVRVRVGTNHNMPNALIHHRPTNELQAKFSMEFCMAILLLEGRAGLGEFTDEVVLRPDVKAMIEKIDFVVDKDAEAAGYHKMTTIIDIEMADGRKISGRSDFGKGSPADPMSYEEVANKFRENAAYAKFPEKQAESVVAMVRELETLPSIDKLMAALTR, encoded by the coding sequence ATGTCATCCACCGAATCGCGCAAACCCGGCGACCACCTGACGCGCTATGTCGCGGAGTTCATCTGCGGCGCGAAACTGCAGGACCTGCCGCAGGATGTCGTGGCGCTCGGCAAGAAGTCGATCCTCGACGGGCTGGGCCTCGCATTGTCCGGGGGCGCCACGCCGCTGGGCGGCATGGTCCGCCGCCACTTCGACGACCTCGGCCTGGGGCAGGGGGCCGCGACGGTGATCGGCACGGACCGCAAGGTCGCGCCGCGCTTCGCCGCGTTCGCCAATGGCGTGGGCATCCACGCCGACGACTACGACGACACGCAGCTGGCCGTCGCCACCGATCGCGTGTACGGCCTGCTCACGCATCCCACCGCGCCGGCGCTCCCCGCCGCGCTGGCCGTGGCGGAGCTGCAGAAGGCGAACGGCGCCGCGGCGATGCTCGCCTACCACCTCGGCGTGGAGGTCGAGTGCAAGATCGCCGAGGCGATCAACCCGCGCCATTACCAGACGGGCTTCCATGCCACGGCCACCTGCGGCACGTTTGCCGCCGCCGCCGCGGCATCGAAGCTGCTGGGGCTCGACGTGGAGCAGACCTGTCGTGCCTTGTCGATTGCCGGCAGCCAGTCGGCGGGCCTGCGCGAGAACTTCGGCACGATGACCAAGCCCTTCCATGCGGGCCGCGCATCGGAGAGCGGCGTGGCCGCCGCGCAGTTCGCGATGTACGGCTGGACGGCGACGGACAAGATCCTCGAAGCGCCGCGCGGCTTTTTCAGCGCGGCTGGCGGCGGCTACGATGCGAATGCGATCGCCGGCAAGCTCGGCCAGCCCTGGACCATGGCGGACCCGGGCGTGTCGATCAAGCCGCATCCGTCCGGCTCGCTCACGCATCCCGGCATGACGGAGATGCTGCGCCTGATCCGTGCGAACCAGATCCAGGCCAAGGACGTCGTGCGCGTGCGCGTCGGCACCAACCACAACATGCCCAACGCGCTGATCCACCACCGGCCGACCAACGAGCTGCAGGCCAAGTTCTCCATGGAATTCTGCATGGCGATCCTCTTGCTCGAGGGCCGCGCGGGCCTGGGCGAATTCACCGACGAGGTCGTGCTGCGCCCCGACGTGAAGGCGATGATCGAGAAGATCGACTTCGTCGTGGACAAGGACGCCGAGGCGGCGGGCTATCACAAGATGACCACGATCATCGACATCGAGATGGCGGACGGCCGCAAGATCTCCGGCCGGTCGGACTTCGGCAAGGGCAGCCCGGCCGATCCGATGAGCTACGAGGAAGTCGCCAACAAGTTCCGGGAGAACGCCGCCTATGCGAAGTTCCCGGAGAAGCAGGCGGAGTCGGTCGTCGCCATGGTGCGCGAACTGGAGACGCTGCCTTCCATCGACAAGCTGATGGCGGCGCTCACGCGATGA
- the fumC gene encoding class II fumarate hydratase, with translation MNTRIEKDTFGPIEVPSDRLWGAQTQRSLQNFDISGERQPKEIIRALVQIKRSSAVVNHLMGLMDDKKASAIIAAADEVLRGEHDDEFPLVVWQTGSGTQTNMNVNEVLANRASELLGGERGEGRLVHPNDDVNKSQSSNDVFPTAMHIAAVDGIRNKLQPSLMKLKATLAGKAEEFRDVVKIGRTHLQDATPLTLGQEFSGYAAQLEQADRHLHATLPHLCELALGGTAVGTGLNAPDGYAEKAAAELARLTGLPFVTAPNKFEVMAAADALVNAHGALKTLAAGMMKIANDVRWLASGPRSGIGELSIPENEPGSSIMPGKVNPTQSEAVTMLCCQVFGNDVAINFGGASGNFELNVFRPMIAHNFMQSVRLLADGMRSFNDHCAVGITANRDRIAELVDRSLMLVTALNPHIGYDKAAQIAKKAHKEGTSLREAAVASGHVTGEQFDQWVRAQDMVGRKS, from the coding sequence ATGAACACCCGCATCGAAAAAGACACCTTCGGCCCGATCGAAGTTCCCTCGGACCGCCTCTGGGGCGCGCAGACGCAGCGCTCGCTGCAGAACTTCGACATCTCCGGCGAGCGGCAGCCGAAGGAGATCATTCGCGCACTGGTGCAGATCAAGCGCTCGTCCGCCGTCGTCAACCACCTCATGGGCTTGATGGACGACAAGAAGGCGTCCGCCATCATCGCCGCCGCGGACGAAGTGCTGCGCGGCGAGCACGACGATGAATTCCCGCTCGTGGTCTGGCAGACCGGCTCGGGCACGCAGACCAACATGAACGTCAACGAGGTCCTGGCGAACCGCGCGAGCGAGCTTTTGGGCGGCGAGCGCGGGGAAGGGCGCCTGGTGCATCCCAACGACGACGTGAACAAGAGCCAGTCGTCCAATGACGTGTTTCCCACCGCCATGCACATCGCGGCCGTGGACGGCATCCGCAACAAGCTGCAGCCCTCGCTGATGAAGCTCAAGGCGACCCTCGCGGGCAAAGCGGAAGAGTTCCGGGACGTCGTGAAGATCGGCCGCACGCATCTGCAGGACGCGACGCCGCTCACGCTCGGCCAGGAGTTCTCGGGCTACGCCGCGCAGCTGGAACAGGCGGACCGCCACCTGCACGCCACGCTGCCGCACCTGTGCGAACTGGCGTTGGGTGGCACCGCCGTGGGCACGGGCCTGAACGCACCCGATGGGTACGCGGAGAAGGCGGCGGCCGAACTCGCGCGCCTCACGGGCTTGCCTTTCGTCACAGCGCCCAACAAGTTCGAGGTGATGGCGGCGGCCGATGCGCTCGTCAACGCACACGGCGCGCTCAAGACGCTCGCGGCCGGCATGATGAAGATCGCGAACGACGTGCGCTGGCTGGCCAGCGGACCCCGCAGCGGCATCGGCGAGCTGTCCATCCCCGAGAACGAACCGGGGTCCTCCATCATGCCCGGCAAGGTCAACCCCACGCAGAGCGAAGCGGTGACGATGCTGTGCTGCCAAGTCTTTGGCAACGACGTCGCCATCAATTTCGGCGGGGCGTCGGGCAACTTCGAGCTGAACGTGTTCCGCCCGATGATCGCGCACAACTTCATGCAGAGCGTGCGCCTCCTGGCCGACGGCATGCGCAGCTTCAACGACCACTGCGCGGTGGGAATCACCGCCAACCGCGATCGCATCGCGGAGCTGGTGGACCGCTCGCTGATGCTCGTCACGGCGCTCAACCCGCACATCGGCTACGACAAGGCCGCGCAGATCGCCAAGAAGGCGCACAAGGAGGGCACCAGCCTGCGCGAGGCGGCCGTCGCGTCGGGTCACGTCACCGGGGAGCAGTTCGACCAATGGGTACGCGCGCAGGACATGGTCGGCAGGAAGTCCTAA
- a CDS encoding ABC transporter permease, which yields MADALAASSPAPAPAFRLDLFRPAFVLLVAVLAALVLLPLGWLLYYSLVDKNGAFTLANFASLLTDATMRKPFVVAIGMALGVGVLSCAIATPLAWLVSRTDLPGRRVVRALVTASFVTPPFLGAIAWEILAAPNSGLINVLYRYMTGAESDAHLVDIYTFEGLVFAISCYTFPYVFTLVANGLDRVPSDLEDASSILGGRAMTTLRRITIPLVLPAMLAGSLIAILQALTMFGSPAILALPAGFHVITTKIWSLFQFPPKPGLAAAAALPLLLITVLLLQGKAWILGRKGYTVLGGKNGEARLTALGKWMPAAIAFAVIVLSLTVLLPYAALLKASLTRKVSDPLTWSTITLHNFEFVFFEFSATKLAMRNTFLLGFLTATLGTAIALVTAYIVSRNSSRGAKLLGMLATAPVAIPGIVLGVGVFLTYSHPQLMLYGTLWILLIAFLTIEMPAGYQQMSAAFHGIHPELEEASRILGASRLATLRRITAPLLRTSVIATWCFVFIGTIRELSATILLTTANTKLVSVIIYDLNESGDLGAISVLGIMLLAVSFTIVFIANRLPVLGGQRMVGLR from the coding sequence ATGGCAGACGCGCTCGCCGCCAGCTCCCCCGCACCCGCGCCCGCCTTTCGACTCGACCTCTTCCGCCCGGCGTTCGTGCTGCTCGTCGCGGTGCTGGCGGCGCTGGTGCTGCTGCCGCTCGGCTGGCTGCTGTACTACAGCCTCGTCGACAAGAACGGCGCCTTCACGCTCGCGAACTTCGCGAGCCTGCTCACCGACGCGACGATGCGCAAGCCCTTCGTGGTCGCCATCGGCATGGCGCTGGGCGTGGGCGTGCTGTCCTGCGCGATCGCGACGCCGCTCGCCTGGCTCGTGTCCCGCACGGACCTGCCGGGCCGCCGCGTCGTGCGCGCGCTGGTGACGGCGTCCTTCGTGACGCCGCCGTTCCTCGGCGCGATCGCCTGGGAAATCCTCGCGGCGCCCAACAGCGGCCTCATCAACGTGCTGTATCGCTACATGACGGGCGCCGAGTCCGACGCGCACCTCGTGGACATCTATACCTTCGAAGGGCTGGTGTTCGCGATCTCCTGCTACACCTTCCCGTACGTCTTCACGCTGGTCGCCAACGGGCTCGACCGCGTGCCCTCCGATTTGGAGGACGCCTCTTCCATCCTGGGCGGCCGTGCGATGACGACGCTGCGCCGCATCACCATCCCGCTGGTGCTGCCTGCGATGCTCGCGGGCTCGCTGATCGCGATCCTGCAGGCGCTCACGATGTTCGGCTCGCCCGCGATCCTTGCGCTGCCGGCGGGCTTTCACGTGATCACGACGAAGATCTGGAGCCTGTTCCAGTTCCCGCCCAAACCGGGGCTCGCCGCCGCGGCGGCGCTGCCGCTGCTGCTGATCACCGTGCTGCTGCTGCAGGGCAAGGCCTGGATACTCGGCCGCAAGGGCTATACGGTGCTGGGCGGCAAGAACGGCGAGGCACGGCTGACGGCGCTGGGCAAGTGGATGCCGGCCGCAATCGCCTTCGCCGTGATCGTGCTGTCGCTCACCGTGCTGCTGCCCTATGCCGCGCTGCTGAAGGCGTCGCTCACGCGCAAGGTGTCGGACCCGCTCACGTGGTCCACGATTACGCTGCACAACTTCGAATTCGTGTTCTTCGAGTTCTCCGCGACGAAGCTCGCGATGCGCAACACCTTCCTGCTCGGCTTCCTCACCGCGACCCTCGGCACCGCGATCGCGCTGGTGACGGCGTACATCGTCTCGCGCAATTCCTCGCGCGGCGCGAAGCTGCTCGGCATGCTCGCCACCGCGCCGGTCGCGATCCCGGGCATCGTGCTGGGCGTCGGCGTGTTCCTCACCTATTCGCACCCCCAGCTCATGCTGTACGGCACGCTGTGGATCCTGCTGATCGCCTTCCTCACCATCGAGATGCCGGCGGGCTACCAGCAGATGTCCGCGGCGTTCCACGGCATCCACCCCGAGCTGGAGGAAGCGAGCCGCATCCTCGGCGCGAGCCGGCTCGCGACCTTGCGCCGCATCACCGCGCCGCTGCTGCGCACGAGCGTGATCGCGACCTGGTGCTTCGTCTTCATCGGCACGATCCGCGAGCTGTCCGCGACCATCCTGCTCACGACCGCCAACACCAAGCTCGTCTCCGTGATCATCTACGACCTGAACGAGAGCGGCGACCTGGGCGCGATTTCCGTGCTGGGCATCATGCTGCTCGCGGTGTCGTTCACCATCGTCTTCATCGCCAACCGCCTGCCGGTGCTGGGCGGCCAACGCATGGTGGGCCTCCGATGA